The following are encoded together in the Odocoileus virginianus isolate 20LAN1187 ecotype Illinois chromosome 28, Ovbor_1.2, whole genome shotgun sequence genome:
- the DDX25 gene encoding ATP-dependent RNA helicase DDX25 isoform X3 codes for MGFNRPSKIQEMALPMMLAHPPQNLIAQSQSGTGKTAAFVLAMLSRVNALKLFPQCLCLAPTYELALQTGRVVERMGKFCVDVQVMYAIRGNRIPRDTDVTKQIVIGTPGTVLDWCFKRKLIDLTKIRVFVLDEADVMIDTQGFADQSIRIQRALPNECQMLLFSATFEDSVWQFAERIIPDPNVIKLRKEELTLNNIQQYYVLCGNRKDKYQALCNIYGGITIGQAIIFCQTRRNAKWLTVEMMQDGHQVSLLSGELTVDQRASIIQRFRDGKEKVLITTNVCARGIDVKQITIVVNFDLPVNQAEEPDYETYLHRIGRTGRFGKKGLAFNMIEVDKLPLLMKIQDHFNSSIKQLDPEDMDEIEKIEY; via the exons ATGGGATTTAATAGACCATCCAAAATTCAAGAGATGGCTCTCCCGATGATGCTGGCACATCC ACCCCAGAACCTCATAGCCCAGAGCCAGTCTGGAACAGGAAAGACAGCTGCTTTTGTCTTGGCAATGCTCAGCAGAGTTAATGCCTTGAAATTGTTTCCACAG TGCCTCTGCTTGGCTCCTACTTATGAACTGGCTCTGCAAACTGGCCGTGTGGTCGAACGGATGGGGAAATTCTGTGTGGATGTTCAAGTGATGTATGCCATTCGAGGGAATCGAA TTCCCAGAGACACGGACGTCACCAAACAGATTGTAATTGGCACTCCTGGGACTGTCCTGGATTGGTGTTTCAAGCGAAAATTAATTGATTTGACTAAGATTCGTGTGTTTGTGCTGGATGAAGCCGATGTGATGATCGACACGCAGGGATTCGCAGACCAAAGCATTCGTATTCAAAG agCTTTACCCAACGAGTGCCAGATGCTCTTATTTTCAGCGACCTTTGAAGACTCTGTGTGGCAGTTTGCCGAGCGGATCATTCCTGACCCCAATGTTATCAAGTTACGAAAAGAGGAGCTGACCCTGAACAATATCCAACAGTACTACGTGTTGTGTGGGAACAGGAAAGACAAGTACCAGGCTCTCTGCAACATTTACGGCGGCATCACCATAGGCCAGGCCATCATTTTCTGCCAG ACTCGTCGAAATGCCAAATGGTTGACTGTGGAGATGATGCAAGATGGCCACCAGGTGTCTCTGCTGAGCGGAGAGCTAACTGTGGATCAGCGAGCTTCCATCATCCAGAGGTTTCGGGACGGGAAGGAGAAAGTCCTTATAACCACCAACGTCTGCGCTcgag GGATTGATGTGAAGCAGATCACGATCGTCGTGAACTTTGACCTCCCTGTGAACCAAGCAGAGGAGCCGGACTATGAGACCTACCTCCACCGCATTGGGCGCACGGGCCGCTTCGGGAAAAAAGGCCTTGCCTTCAACATGATCGAGGTGGATAAGCTGCCTCTACTGATGAAGATCCAGGACCACTTCA